A genomic region of Papaver somniferum cultivar HN1 chromosome 7, ASM357369v1, whole genome shotgun sequence contains the following coding sequences:
- the LOC113293946 gene encoding probable leucine-rich repeat receptor-like protein kinase At5g63930 isoform X2 → MSQRVKVVPNTLLVLFAILLVSSSSSSSFSSTHNKQHLQEVVALLKWKSTLANQTTSLLSSWKMNSTVSTMSPCKWYGITCNKEGSVAELNVTDLGLQGNISNEIGTAGELRYLILNENNFSGTPPKSIGNLQYLKVLHLANNKFEGDIPTEFCSLRDLRILSLKSNKFNGSIPMEINHLHQLRILDLSQNSLNKQIPSSMWNLKKLTSRVNDTFSIDDVVSSFGVEMVIKGNILEVEVLSSYTSAIDLSCNNLDGNISKEISLLKGLYMLNLSHNHFTGNIPANIGDMSSLESLDLSWNGLDGHTPQSLSSMDSLAFLNLSYNKLSGKIPRGGHFETLSWDGSAVLGNDLLCGFPTNKDCEGESNTSVGDTNPITEVEEGDQEDAKERILFYGVIALGFGVGFWGLFIILLLKKHKWWFGYWRVIDSVVIRIIACIYKN, encoded by the exons ATGTCTCAACGAGTAAAAGTTGTCCCTAATACTTTACTGGTACTGTTCGCAATACTGTTGGTTTCATCTTCTagtagttcttctttttcttcaactcATAATAAGCAACATTTACAAGAAGTAGTTGCTCTTTTAAAATGGAAATCTACCCTTGCTAATCAAACTACATCTCTCCTCTCTTCCTGGAAGATGAATTCTACTGTGAGTACAATGAGTCCATGCAAATGGTATGGAATCACTTGCAACAAAGAGGGAAGCGTTGCTGAACTGAATGTAACAGATTTGGGTTTACAAG GAAATATTTCAAATGAGATTGGAACAGCTGGAGAATTGAGGTATCTAATATTAAATGAAAACAACTTTAGTGGCACCCCTCCTAAATCCATCGGTAACCTTCAATACTTGAAAGTTCTCCACTTAGCGAACAACAAGTTTGAAGGCGATATACCTACCGAATTTTGTTCATTACGAGACCTTCGTATCCTTTCTTTAAAGTCGAACAAATTTAATGGATCAATCCCTATGGAGATAAATCATTTGCATCAGCTTCGTATCTTGGACTTATCACAAAATAGTCTTAACAAGCAAATTCCTAGCAGCATGTGGAACCTGAAGAAGCTAACAAGTAGAGTTAATGACACATTCTCGATTGACGATGTTGTCTCAAGCTTTGGAGTGGAGATGGTGATCAAAGGGAACATCCTCGAGGTTGAGGTACTATCCAGCTATACCTCAGCAATCGATCTATCATGCAATAACCTTGATGGAAACATTTCAAAAGAGATAAGTTTACTAAAAGGACTTTATATGCTTAATTTGTCCCACAATCATTTCACAGGTAATATCCCTGCCAATATCGGAGACATGTCGAGTTTAGAGTCTTTGGATTTAAGTTGGAATGGATTGGATGGACATACCCCACAATCTTTGTCATCAATGGACTCTCTAGCATTTCTGAACTTATCTTACAATAAGCTAAGTGGCAAGATTCCAAGAGGAGGTCACTTTGAGACATTGAGTTGGGATGGTTCAGCTGTTCTCGGGAACGATTTATTGTGCGGATTCCCTACAAATAAAGATTGCGAGGGTGAAAGTAATACTAGTGTTGGTGACACTAATCCTATAACTGAAGTTGAAGAAGGTGATCAAGAGGATGCAAAAGAGAGAATATTGTTTTATGGTGTTATTGCTTTAGGGTTCGGAGTTGGATTCTGGGGtttgtttattattttgcttCTTAAAAAACATAAATGGTGGTTTGGATATTGGAGGGTTATCGATTCTGTTGTAATTAGAATAATCGCTTGTATTTACAAAAACTGA
- the LOC113293946 gene encoding LRR receptor-like serine/threonine-protein kinase FLS2 isoform X3 — translation MTFLTSLLYLDLFENHISGFIPQEIGNLNFLTYLDLSYNNLSGSIPASLLNLTKLGSLFLNSNQLSGIIPRDIGRLSSLTTLDLSLNNLTGNISNEIGTAGELRYLILNENNFSGTPPKSIGNLQYLKVLHLANNKFEGDIPTEFCSLRDLRILSLKSNKFNGSIPMEINHLHQLRILDLSQNSLNKQIPSSMWNLKKLTSRVNDTFSIDDVVSSFGVEMVIKGNILEVEVLSSYTSAIDLSCNNLDGNISKEISLLKGLYMLNLSHNHFTGNIPANIGDMSSLESLDLSWNGLDGHTPQSLSSMDSLAFLNLSYNKLSGKIPRGGHFETLSWDGSAVLGNDLLCGFPTNKDCEGESNTSVGDTNPITEVEEGDQEDAKERILFYGVIALGFGVGFWGLFIILLLKKHKWWFGYWRVIDSVVIRIIACIYKN, via the exons ATGACCTTTCTCACAAGTCTGTTATATTTAGACCTTTTTGAGAATCATATTAGTGGTTTCATCCCTCAAGAAATTGGTAATTTAAATTTTCTCACTTATCTTGATTTGTCTTATAACAATCTCAGTGGTTCAATCCCTGCTTCTTTACTCAATTTGACTAAGCTGGGTAGTCTTTTCCTTAATAGTAACCAACTTTCTGGCATCATTCCTCGAGACATCGGAAGGCTGAGTTCTCTAACAACCTTGGATCTGTCCCTGAACAATCTCACAG GAAATATTTCAAATGAGATTGGAACAGCTGGAGAATTGAGGTATCTAATATTAAATGAAAACAACTTTAGTGGCACCCCTCCTAAATCCATCGGTAACCTTCAATACTTGAAAGTTCTCCACTTAGCGAACAACAAGTTTGAAGGCGATATACCTACCGAATTTTGTTCATTACGAGACCTTCGTATCCTTTCTTTAAAGTCGAACAAATTTAATGGATCAATCCCTATGGAGATAAATCATTTGCATCAGCTTCGTATCTTGGACTTATCACAAAATAGTCTTAACAAGCAAATTCCTAGCAGCATGTGGAACCTGAAGAAGCTAACAAGTAGAGTTAATGACACATTCTCGATTGACGATGTTGTCTCAAGCTTTGGAGTGGAGATGGTGATCAAAGGGAACATCCTCGAGGTTGAGGTACTATCCAGCTATACCTCAGCAATCGATCTATCATGCAATAACCTTGATGGAAACATTTCAAAAGAGATAAGTTTACTAAAAGGACTTTATATGCTTAATTTGTCCCACAATCATTTCACAGGTAATATCCCTGCCAATATCGGAGACATGTCGAGTTTAGAGTCTTTGGATTTAAGTTGGAATGGATTGGATGGACATACCCCACAATCTTTGTCATCAATGGACTCTCTAGCATTTCTGAACTTATCTTACAATAAGCTAAGTGGCAAGATTCCAAGAGGAGGTCACTTTGAGACATTGAGTTGGGATGGTTCAGCTGTTCTCGGGAACGATTTATTGTGCGGATTCCCTACAAATAAAGATTGCGAGGGTGAAAGTAATACTAGTGTTGGTGACACTAATCCTATAACTGAAGTTGAAGAAGGTGATCAAGAGGATGCAAAAGAGAGAATATTGTTTTATGGTGTTATTGCTTTAGGGTTCGGAGTTGGATTCTGGGGtttgtttattattttgcttCTTAAAAAACATAAATGGTGGTTTGGATATTGGAGGGTTATCGATTCTGTTGTAATTAGAATAATCGCTTGTATTTACAAAAACTGA
- the LOC113293946 gene encoding probable leucine-rich repeat receptor-like protein kinase At5g63930 isoform X1, with amino-acid sequence MTFLTSLLYLDLFENHISGFIPQEIGNLNFLTYLDLSYNNLSGSIPASLLNLTKLGSLFLNSNQLSGIIPRDIGRLSSLTTLDLSLNNLTGSIPTSVCNLTSLTYLAFPGNSLSDNLPREIGALRSLTGFFLGKNNLSGSIPSSLTNLTSLVDLELFGNQLSGIIPQDIGRLHSLTRLGFSKNNFSGIIPQDIGRLRSLTKLSFAGNNFNGSIPTSLTNLTSLTFISLANNQLSGIIPRDIGRLSALTSLEFSTNNLFGRIPISICNLTNLTYLSFYGNQLSGIIPRDLGNLRSLSNLSNLRILSLSNNHLTGSLPIELNNLIQLKQLDLGNNSLSGNIPTTVWHCKNLTYLNLCSNNLTGNISNEIGTAGELRYLILNENNFSGTPPKSIGNLQYLKVLHLANNKFEGDIPTEFCSLRDLRILSLKSNKFNGSIPMEINHLHQLRILDLSQNSLNKQIPSSMWNLKKLTSRVNDTFSIDDVVSSFGVEMVIKGNILEVEVISLPISETCRV; translated from the exons ATGACCTTTCTCACAAGTCTGTTATATTTAGACCTTTTTGAGAATCATATTAGTGGTTTCATCCCTCAAGAAATTGGTAATTTAAATTTTCTCACTTATCTTGATTTGTCTTATAACAATCTCAGTGGTTCAATCCCTGCTTCTTTACTCAATTTGACTAAGCTGGGTAGTCTTTTCCTTAATAGTAACCAACTTTCTGGCATCATTCCTCGAGACATCGGAAGGCTGAGTTCTCTAACAACCTTGGATCTGTCCCTGAACAATCTCACAGGTTCAATCCCTACTTCAGTATGCAATTTGACCAGCTTGACCTATTTAGCATTTCCTGGAAATAGCCTTTCTGACAACCTACCTCGAGAAATTGGTGCTCTAAGGTCCCTTACTGGATTCTTTTTGGGCAAAAACAATCTTAGTGGTTCAATCCCTTCTTCATTAACCAATTTAACTAGCCTGGTGGATCTTGAACTATTTGGTAACCAACTCTCTGGAATCATTCCTCAAGATATAGGAAGGCTACACTCTCTAACAAGATTAGGTTTTTCAAAAAACAATTTCTCTGGAATCATTCCTCAAGATATAGGAAGGCTACGGTCTCTTACAAAATTAAGTTTTGCAGGAAACAATTTCAATGGTTCAATCCCTACTTCTTTAACCAATTTGACTAGCTTGACATTTATTTCCCTAGCAAACAATCAACTTTCTGGCATCATTCCTCGAGATATAGGAAGGCTAAGCGCTCTTACATCCTTGGAATTTTCCACAAACAATTTATTTGGTCGAATCCCTATTTCCATATGCAACTTGACCAACCTCACTTATTTATCATTTTATGGGAATCAACTTTCTGGTATCATTCCTCGTGATTTAGGAAACCTGAGGTCTTTAAGTAATTTGAGCAATTTAAGAATATTAAGTCTTTCCAACAATCACTTAACTGGGTCATTACCAATAGAATTGAACAATCTAATCCAGTTGAAACAATTAGATTTGGGTAATAACTCTCTTTCTGGGAATATTCCTACCACTGTATGGCATTGTAAGAATCTTACATATCTGAATCTTTGCTCCAACAATCTCACAGGAAATATTTCAAATGAGATTGGAACAGCTGGAGAATTGAGGTATCTAATATTAAATGAAAACAACTTTAGTGGCACCCCTCCTAAATCCATCGGTAACCTTCAATACTTGAAAGTTCTCCACTTAGCGAACAACAAGTTTGAAGGCGATATACCTACCGAATTTTGTTCATTACGAGACCTTCGTATCCTTTCTTTAAAGTCGAACAAATTTAATGGATCAATCCCTATGGAGATAAATCATTTGCATCAGCTTCGTATCTTGGACTTATCACAAAATAGTCTTAACAAGCAAATTCCTAGCAGCATGTGGAACCTGAAGAAGCTAACAAGTAGAGTTAATGACACATTCTCGATTGACGATGTTGTCTCAAGCTTTGGAGTGGAGATGGTGATCAAAGGGAACATCCTCGAGGTTGAG GTAATATCCCTGCCAATATCGGAGACATGTCGAGTTTAG